The genomic stretch gtaacccctacccagcactaaccttaaccataagtaaccaaacaaaatacaagacttttggcatttttagttttttgattgcattcacggatttttataaaactgaggttgtCCAAATGCAGACAGTAAGGAGGTTTCTGcaggttttactgcactttgcgcacattttgaagaagtcTGACCGAAAGCATAAAACGTTCACCATCACCCAGTGAAAAACATGCACGCTATACGTACCCTGTCAAAACCAAAAAAGGTATGACGCATTATTGCCTAGACAGCCCACTAAACTCACACTGAACTCACCCTAGACAGACTAAACCAGGCCTTACATAGCCGAGATCCCTTCTACCGGGATTAAAGCAACATcacaaaatgaaaagaaacaaacaggcagcagaggaaacagttaaacaaaatgcaaacaaattaaATCAAACATGGATAGTGAGGAAccttaaaaaaacaaagaaacattaATGTTTCTCTGTCATATCAGTATTAGTTCCTCCCTCCCGTGTTCTACAAAATGGATGGTTCCAACTTGAAATCGTAATCATAAACATTATTTACTGTgtcatatatgtatgtatgtatgtaatatatatacgatccatccattctccaatTACTTATGCAGTATAGCACCAGGGAGGTGTGATTCCTACCCAGTGCAGCATTGGTCACAAACATACGCAATGGGCAAATTACAGAATTGACGTGAAATTCTCCACATGGCATTACTTCGTACGACAAGAGGTAACccacagaaaaacacacagagtGGGATTTTTACCTCCTAACCCTGGAGATGTGAGGGAACAGAGCTACTCAATTAGCCACCACACCATCAGCTAAATACATACAGAAAATCATTAAGAAGTACAAATATTCTGCATTCTACATGGGCATATTAGCACCAAGCTTCCTTCCTCTGTTAATGCCAACATATATGCAAAAGAAATGCCAGAAATTAATAGTTGGATTAAGCTTTGTGTGGTTCTATATTGCAATATAGCAATGGGAGCTTGTGATATATTATTAATCACAAATGGGACCCTTGTGGTATGATAGTAATGTTTCACATTCAACAATGAAGAACGCTGGAGCAGGCATGGGGGCGAACCAAAATGGAGGGGGGGTTATTACAGAATGGCAACAGGGTAAACAGATGCTGACCACGAGGGGTTAAAGACAGAACAGGCAAGAAGGGAAACCACTGCAGTGCACACTGGGGCGATGGCagtgaccagactggggagcacaggacTGGGAGGCACTCTTATACACTGCTGACGAGGAGCAGATGAGAGGCAGCTGGGGTGAATCACATGGGCAGAAACGAGAGGTAAGACGAATGAGCAACAGGTGTGGTTTGTTAAAGGGAGAGAACAAGGGGGAAGGAATGCAGGATGTTACATAaggcatcatccatccattactCATAATTGCTTAAGTAGTACAGGGTGACAATGAGTCCAGAACCTGCACCAGGAACCAACAGGAACCACGAGGAACCACAAGGCATGAAGCAAgggcaccctgaatgggattccAGTCAGTAACCAGTACCGTACTAAGTGTGTATGGTTACGAATGACATtgaagacctacttgacttacTTTCTGTCTCTGGACTGCCGGTGGAAACCAGTACTTGGAAGAAACCTGTGCAATTATGGTGTGTGATGTGAACATACAAATTTCACATCAGTGTCATTGCCACATCCCTGCGGTATATAACTTTTATCCTGCctcaccccccctccaccccccgggCCTGCATATTACCTTTACTTTGGGCCTGGCTACCAGATTTGGTCTGGTGTTGACACTGGTCCACCTAACCAGAACACAAAAAAATTAAGCATATTGTAATTTTTGAGATAAAGTAAGAAATGATGACCGACATGTAAAATATATCACACTTCCAAAAGAACTGCCTTCACGTTTTTTGTggatatactttttttttgtcacgATTATGTTGCTTAATATGTAAATGAACACTAAAATAAGAATTAATACTTAACGTCCTGTTCACACATTAGTTCATTAAGTAACAACGTCTGCTCAAGTCCATACAGTAAAGTGCTGTATTGTGTCGGTTTGCCCTGGCTATGCATAAGGCATTTTGATAGCATAGCTGAAAAATGTTGTCCAGTACCTCCAAGTAAATTAAGAAGTACTTATCACAAATGCTTATCACTCTTGATCTGGTATCTCTTCCCTGATCagcaaaatgtctttttttccgcTTCTTCTGCTAGTGATGTCACttcaatcagataaatatggGCTTGATATGATGTTACAAAGAGAAATTGACTTTGCATCATTAGAAGAAGCCGTGAAATAGAAGAAGATGCATCCTTTCAACTCCATCTACCATCCCATGGTGAGTTAAGAGCTTgatatttcatccatccatccatccatccacccatccacctTCTGACCAATTTTAATGGTCGAGTGAGGGGCTTGATATTTCAGTGCATCAGCATACCTCAGGTCAAATATATaagtaacattttacttgaggggacatgaataatgtagtagtacacgcTTACTTAATGCATCAATTAGCCATTAATTAATGATCCATGCTCATTTATCACTCAATCAATCAGGACAGTTCATGTATTTAATGGGGAAACCTATattagttcatgatttgttaTTGAGTAGTAAATGAGTTAAAGAATTTTTGCTCCCACAAGTGTTTTTACCATTATTAACTAATTAGTCAACTGTTAGCTAATATAGCCTGAATGGAATACACAAACTGCTATGACTGgttaatgatgaacaagcatGGGATCAGTACTTAACAAACACTTACTtattggttaattaatacattaattaagTATGTACTACTATATTATTCATGtctcctcaagtaaagtgtgatCGATATATCAATGTATGTTAGGATTTGATATATAATAGTATGATTTTtattgttcactttatatctaAAAATCATCCATGAAATTCTTATTTCAAAAGTTTATAACTCTGATGTAGCCTCTATTCATGGACAGAACAACACGCACGCTAATATATCTCCGTAAATTTTATCAGTCACATAAAACGCTCAAAGACAGTTCTTCAAACTACACTCAGCTTGCACTTTGAAAGACATTATCagctgtgggttttttttttcttattctaAACAACTGATTTATAAGATACAAATAACTTTCTTATTCTGTCGGGGGTGATATTTTTGATTGCATTGACCACAAACACGGCAGGCAGAACATTTACGCCGAACTGCCAAACAAATGACATCCCTTATATTTACAGGCTGTGTGCTGTGTGGCTCTTTCAATTGTGATGATAGAAGCCAGAGACACAGTCTGCGGCTCGACTTTGAAGATCCCCAGCAAATATCATGAAACCAGGCCGAGACTCGCCGATCTAAATGGAAACATCAACAAtcgctccctctctccctgGACCTGGAAGTGAGTTGATACTTTCACCCAATTTATGAGTTTTTACGACTGGAATTTTTAAATGGCTAGTTAAGTACTGCCCTCTTGGACTATTCTGGGACTTAATACAGTAACGTTCATGTGGCAAGGGCATGTAGTCAGCCAAAATTGAGTAAAGAACATTACCCGCAGGCCCAGTGAGAGACTCTATTTAGGTATCCAAAGGTGTTACACAGTATGTGTTTCTCATGTACTTAGAAAAAATTAACCTCAAATTAAACCAAGTACATTTTTACTTACCTGTTTTGGGTGCTAAGATATGATCAATGTGGGACTGATCTAGTTCAGTATGTCCAACTGAGTTAACTCAGGAGCTCTGCATTATTAAGCTGTTCACTTCCAGTTTAACTGAACTAAGtgattacatttacattcatgtacttggcagatgcttttgtccaaagcaacatacaagtgaggcaaatagcacctTGCAAACATATATGCTGTCAAGGAGTTGACTAtccataagtgcagctaggttAAGCTTACAATAAATACATCAGAAAGCCATCAGATCGTAATACCCAGTGCTGATAAATTATAGGCAGGCCCTGGGTTAATACATCCAACTTACAGACAGCTCGTACTTACCAACGGCCAGCCGTAAAGCCcatattatattaaaaatacaatctaaattgaatttaaataatgattCGTAATAACAAATGCACATGCTACTTTGAGgcactcatgaaaacattgtGTGATTTCAGTGGTTCTTTGACTTAAGGTACAGTGTGGTACCATAagtagttattattattattattattactcttaTGTACTGAATTATTATTGTTCTGACTTACTAACAGAAAACAGATCTTGTTTGTAAGCTGGGGAGTGCTTGTAATGCTCTAGTGCATAATAATCTTGGCCAGGAGTTGTTGTAACATTACTACGTAGCAAGCTAGCAATTTTACGTTACCGTTAGAGCCAGCAGTCTTACAATGGTACCTTCAGGAAAAAACAGACCATCCCAAGTGCACCATGGGTAAAATTTGACTCCTCATTCCCTGTTTCAGATTAAACCATGTGGAAAGCCGCATCCCCAAGACGATCACAGAGGCAGTTTGCAGCTTTATGTACTGCCTAAACCCAAAAGCTAGGCCTGGAGTGGCCGAGCTGGATGATCGGTTCAACTCAGTACCGATCCGTCAGAACATGCTGGTGCTGAATCACGTTAAGTCACTGAGCTGTTACCAGGCCTCGTTCATTTCCATCGTTGTCGGCTGCACTTGTGTAAAAGCAAAGACCAAATAATCTTAATATACCTTTTGTTGCAGCCATGCATGTTTATGAAACTGTCACATACGATGGTCAGGATTATTGCAATAATGTGCAATCATATTTCAGATTTTTAAGCATTGTATTTTTTAGGTAGGTAACAGACAGACTAATACAATATACTGTGcatatacactatatatatacgcatatactataaatacctttttaatgcagtacaaagcatccttaattgttatactgaccattataatgccatGCCCTTTTATAAATGGTTATggacatgtttataatactttatgaatgcatttataatgcCTCATAATGACTGCAGTGATTGATGGTGATTATTTTTATACATTCTCTTTAATGTATTGTGTCCTGTCATGGATTTCTTTCATTGATAAATTTCATTcgaaaacataataaaaaagaATCTATAAACAGTCAATGGCCACTTTAATAGCAGCTCCTAAGTAGTACCTGGTAAGACCCACTTTTGCCTCCAGAACCAGATGCACATTCAGAAGCAATCGCCGACTCCACTCTGTCTGACCATTCTCCCTGACATCAGTAATTA from Brienomyrus brachyistius isolate T26 chromosome 14, BBRACH_0.4, whole genome shotgun sequence encodes the following:
- the il17a/f2 gene encoding interleukin 17a/f2, which translates into the protein MHPFNSIYHPMAVCCVALSIVMIEARDTVCGSTLKIPSKYHETRPRLADLNGNINNRSLSPWTWKLNHVESRIPKTITEAVCSFMYCLNPKARPGVAELDDRFNSVPIRQNMLVLNHVKSLSCYQASFISIVVGCTCVKAKTK